The Rhodococcus sp. ABRD24 genome contains the following window.
CTGCGGCGCCTGATCGACCTGGAGTACGCGGGGATTCTGATGCGCTCGCCGATACCGGGAGTGCTGGAGTGGAAGATGTTCCCGCCGGTGCGGGAGGCTTTGATGCGAAGGACTCGCGTCGCCACGACGACTCGCCCGCTGCCGGCGTCCGCGCGCCTGGCACGGTTTCTGCTCGCCGAGGGGAATTACTCGGCGGCACTGTTGCATGCGGCCGAGGCCGAGGATTGGGATCTGGTCGTTGTCATCCTCAAACGAGGCTGGCTCCAACTGCTTCCCGATCACGGAATGCTGCTCGTGGAAACGATATTGGCGCTCCCCCAGTATGCGGTGCAGGGGGAGCCGACGATGAGCGCCGCTCGGCAGATGCTCCTGGGATATCGTGCCGGCTGGGCGTTGGCCCTCGAATCGGTGGTCGACTTGGATGATCCTGTATTGACAAGTTCGTCAAGGGATCTGGCGGGGGCGATCTCGGTCGGAACAGTTCAATCGATCAGCATTCGGATCGCGGGTGAGTACGACCGCGCGGCAGCACTGACGAAACGGATGGCCGAGCTTGTCAAACGTGCACCCGAACATGGCGTGGGCGATCCGGAGAGGTCTGCGCTCCAACTGCAATGGGGGATCACCCTGCAGTTGTCGGGGCACTACGAGCAAGCGGTGACGACCCTTCGATCTGCCTACATGGCGGGTGCGACAGCGGGCTTCGATTGGATCGCCGAGAAGGCCGCTGGGTTGCTCGCGCTGCACTTCGCGATGGCCGGCGAACTGGTACATGCCGAAAAATGGATCGCGCGTGAGGAACGCCACGAGGGAGCGACGGGCAGGCTCGCCGACCTGATCAGGGTGCCCGGGCAGATTGCGCGGGCGCTGATCGCGTTGGAGCGGCTCGACATGGTGTGTGCCAAGAGCACACTCGCCGAGCTGGACAGGACATTCGACAACGACGAATTCTGGGCGTTTGCGCAGTACGCACAGGCCCAGTACAAACTGTTGACCGGTGATGCGGAGCGAGGACGCCTGCATCTTCATCGAGCTGAGAGTATCTTCGGCCGATGGATGACCGGTTCGTCGGCCGCGGCACCCCTGCTCGTTGCCGCGGAGGCTGAGCTTCTGTGCGCGATGGGCAGGGGTAACGAGGCGCGGGTCCTCGTTACCCGCAGTCACGAGGACCACTCCTTCGTCCGTCTTGCGTGCGCACGAATCGAGTTGCTCACCGGCAACCCCGCCGCGGCCCTGGCGGAATGTCGGTTGCTGGGGCGAAAACTGCCGTCATTCACGAGGTTGCAGATGGACGTCGCCGTAGTCGAAACGCTGGCACATCTCGACCAGGGCCGGGTCGATCGCGCGCGGCGGGCATTCGGCCGCGTGCTCTCACTCGCGGAGCAGACCGGTTCGCTGCGGTCCTTCGCCGCCCTGCCGGCCTCAGCTCTCGAGGCGCTTGCTCTCGACGCCGAACTTCCCGGCGCGTGGGTTCGTTTGGCCCCCGATTACGCTCAGGGGATCTTCCCCGAATCGGTCCCCGTGATCGAACTGAGTGATCGTGAACGGGTGGTGCTGGGGGCACTCGGGGACGCCACCGGGGTAGCAGAAGTTGCTGCCACACTGTTCGTCTCGCCCAACACTGTGAAAAGTCAGCTCCGAAGCGCGTATCGCAAGCTCGGCGTGAATTCGCGGCAGGACGCCCTGGCAAAGGCCCGGCGACTCGGTCTGCTGTGATCCCGTGATCCCGCCGCCTGATCGCGTTCGTTGCCACCCGGGGCAAACGCCGGGCAATGCGACGCGCAGACTCCGCCTCTCGAGGGGGCCACACTCATCAGATCGCTCAGCGCCTGGTGTCGTCCGGAACGTCCAGGAAGCCTTCCATCACTGCGTGATTGATGCTGTCACGCAGTCTGGGACAGCCGTCTTGGAGGGCGGTGATGTGTCCTGCCGCCACGGCTGCCTTGAACGTCGGGCAGCTCTCGGCGGGATCCGATGTCCACTGGACACTGGTGTGCTTGAAGCTGTTCTTTCGCACCAGCACGTGGGTACCGCACGTACGGCACTCGATGGGATGCAGTCCCGAATCGAGATAGTTCTGCTTGTCCAGAACGGTCTGAGCATGGATGGCCTCGACACGGGCCGGCTGCCCGGCGAAGTCCGGAGCCTTTGCCCAGCTCGCGCTGCGCTCGTCCGGCCCGGTCGAAGTTCCCATCGCTACACCTCGGCGTTCTGCTGCTTCTCGGCCTGCTGCCGAGCCAGGTTCTCCTCGACTTCGCGGTGCCACGCCTCGTTCGCCTTGGTCGTGTCGACCTCGAACTCGAAACGCTGAGTCATCTCGGGAGTGATATCCGCGACGTCCACATAGAACTGCTCGTACCAACGGCGCAGCTGGTAGACCGGACCGTCCTCCTCGCAGAGAAGCGGATTCTCGATCTTGGTCTTGCTCCTCCAGATCGCGACATCCTGGAGGAAGCCCGCGCTGATGCCCTCGGTGAACTTCTCCGCGAGCCTGGTGGACATCTCATCGGCCATGCCGGTGGGCTTCTTGACTGTCACGCCCCACTGCAGCACGAACGAGTTAGGAGTGACCGGGTAGTGGCAGTTGATCAGGACGCTCTCGACCTCGTATCCGCTGTAGCTGTTCCACAGCGGATTGATCATGTAGGAGGGGCCGTAGTAGGAGGCCTCCGACCGAAGAAGAGAGTCGCCGCCGTACTGCGACGCCATGCCGATGTCCGGGCGGCCCTTGGTGTTGAGGTACTGCGACGCAAGGTGGCCCTCGAAGACGTTCTTGAAGTACGTCGGGAATGCGTAGTGGATGTAGAAGAAGTGGGCCATGTCCACGACGTTGTCGATGATCTCACGGCAGTTGGAGCCCTCGATCAGCATCGAGTTCCACGTCCAGTCGGTCCATTCGTCGCTGTAGGCGCCCTCGATCCGGGGGATGGTGACGTCTGCCGGCGGCGGATTTCCCTCCGGGTCGTTCCACACGAACAGCTGCCCGTTCCGCTCGAGCGAGATCCACGCACGCGTCTTCGCGATAGGTGGCACGCGGCGGGCGTAGGGAATCTCGGTGCACTTACCCTTACCGTTCCAGCGCCAGTCGTGGAACGGGCACGCGACGGTGTCACCCTTGATCGTGCCCTGACTCAGGTCCCCACCCAGGTGACGGCAGTACGCGTCGAGGATCTGGAGCTCGCCCTTGCTGTCGGCGAAGACCACCAACTTCGTGCCGAAGGCCTCCACTGAATGTGGTTTGCCATCCTTGAAAGTCTTGGTCAGGCCGAGGCAGTGCCAGCCTCGTGCGAAACGCGTTTGCAGCGTTCCCACGTCGATCTCACGAATCTGCGCCATCAGTACCTCACATCCCTTCTAGCTGTCAGTAGAACACGTTATAGAACTTCATCGGATTTCGCTAGATTTCAACGGCCGGGGATCCGCATGGAACACCTGTTACCGCTGGATTCGAGGTTTCCTCGACATGGATGGGAACGTGTTCTAGTCTCAGGAACAAGTGAACATCTCTTACAGACGGGAGCGTCCAGTGGGTGACCATGACAGCCTTGAGGTGATGCAGCGGATCGACGCACTACTGCCGGCGCTGCGTGAACGCGCGCAGGAGACCGAGGATCTGCGCCGTATCCCCGACGAGTCCATCAAGGCACTGCAGGAGACCGGCTTCTTCCGGTTGGTGCAGCCGAAGCAGTGGGGCGGCTACGAGGCCGACCCGGTCACCTTCTACACCGCGGTGCGCAACATTGCGAGCGCCTGCGGCTCCACCGGCTGGGTCGCCGGGATCATCGGTGTGCACAACTGGCACCTTGCGCTGTTCGACCAGCAGGCGCAGGAGGACGTGTGGGGCCAGGACACCGATGTCCGGATCTCCTCGTCATACGCGCCCATGGGCGCCGGTGAGGCTGTCGAGGGTGGTTACAAGGTCAACGGGGCATGGGCCTGGTCGTCCGGCAGCGACCACGCGACGTGGGTCGTCGTGGGTGGCCCGGTCATCAAGGACGGGCGTCCGGTCGACTTCGGCAGCTTCCTCATTCCGCGCGAGGACTACCAGATAGACGATGTCTGGAATGTGGTGGGTTTGCGCGGTACCGGCAGCAACACGGTCGTCGTCAAGGATGTTTTCGTGCCACGGCACCGCTTCCTGAGTTTCAAGGCGATGAGCGACCTCACCGCTCCGGGTCTCGCGCACAACACCGCTCCGGTTTACAAGATGCCTTGGGGCACCATCCATCCCACGACCATCTCGACGCCGATCGTCGGTATGGCATACGGCGCCTACGACGCTCATGTCGAGCATCAGGGCAAGCGTGTGCGTGCGGCCTACGCCGGCGAGAAGGCCAAGGACGATCCGTTCGCCAAGGTGCGGATCGCGGAGGCGTCCAGCGACATCGATGCCGCGTGGCGTCAGCTGTCCGGCAACGTCGCCGACGAGTACGCTCACCTGCTCGCGGGCGAGGAGGTTCCGATGGAGCTGCGTCTGCGCGCGCGCCGCGACCAGGTGCGGGCGACCGGCCGCGCGATCGCCTCGATCGATCTGCTCTTCGAGAACTCCGGCGCCACCGCGCTCGCGAACGGCACTCCGATCCAGCGATTCTGGCGTGACGCCCATGCCGGCCGGGTGCACGCTGCGAACGACGCCGAGCGCGCGTACGTGATGTTCGGTGGAGCCGAGTTCGGCCTGCCGCTCACCGACACGATGGTCTAGGGGCTGGCTCGAATGACGATTACCGAAGAGCTCACGTACGAGTCGACGTCCCGTTTCGCTCAGGTCCGCCCGGACCTGAAGCTGCATTACCACGAGGCTGGCGTCGGCAACGGTCCCACGATCGTGCTGTTGCACGGCGGCGGGCCCGGCGCGTCGTCGTGGTCGAACTTCTCGAAGAACATCCCTGTTCTGGCGCAGCAGTTCCACGTGATTGCGGTCGATCAGCCCGGCTACGGTCGGTCGGACAAGCCCACCGACCACCCGCAGTACTTCGTGCACAGCGCATCGGCCTTGAAGGACCTGCTCGACACGCTCGAGATCACCGATCGCGTTCACCTGCTGGGTAATTCGCTCGGTGGTGGCACCGCAGTGCGGTTCGCGCTCGACTACCAGGACCGCGCGGGACGCCTCGTGCTCATGGGCCCCGGCGGCCTGAGCGTCAACCTTTTCGCTCCGGACCCCACCGAGGGCGTGAAGAATCTAGGCAAGTTCAGCTACCAGCCGACGCGGGAGAACCTCGAGGCCTTCCTGCGGATCATGGTTTTCGATCAGAAGCTGATCACCGACGAGCTGATCGACGAGCGGTTCGCCGCGGCCAGCACCCCGGAGTCGTTGGCGGCTGCGAAGGCGATGGGGAAGTCGTTCTCCAGCGCGGACTTCGAGCTCGGCATGCTCTGGCGCGACGCCTACAAGCTGCGCCAGCGTGTGCTGCTCATCTGGGGGCGCGAGGATCGGGTCAACCCGATCGACGGCGCCCTGGTGGCACTCAAGATGATCCCGCGGGTGCAGCTGCATGTGTTCGGCGGCTGCGGTCACTGGGCGCAGCTCGAGAAGTTCGACGAGTTCAACCGGCTCGCAGGCGACTTCCTGCTCGACAGTGACATTGCCCGAGGCTCCGCCCGAGATGGAGGCAACTGATGGGTATTCGTTCACTCGCGTACATGCGCGTCGAGGCCACCGACATGGCCGCCTGGCGCGAGTACGGACTCAAAGTTCTCGGCATGATCGAGGGCAAGGGCACCAATCCCGACGCCCTGTACCTGCGAATGGACGACTTCCCCGCCCGTTTGGTGATCGTGCCCGGCGAGCGCGACCGGCTGCAGGTGTCCGGCTGGGAGACTGCCAATGCCGCAGAGCTTCAGGAGGTTCGGGACAACCTGAGCGCCGCCGGCGTGCCCTTCAAGGAGGGCACGGCCGATCAGCTGAAGGACCGTCGTGTCGTCGAACTCATCACCTTCGAGGACACCTCGGGTAACACCCTCGAGGTGTTCCATGGGGCGGCACTCGAGCACCGCCGGATCGTGAGCCCGTACGGGCACAAGTTCGTCACCGGCGAGCAGGGTCTGGGCCATGTCGTGCTCACCACCAACGACGACGAGGCTTCGTTGCGGTTCTACCGCGACGTACTCGGCTTCAAACTGCGGGACTCGATGCGACTGCCTCCGCAGTTGGTGGGCCGTCCTGCCGACGGCGACCCGGCGTGGCTGCGCTTCCTCGGCTGCAACCCGCGCCACCACAGCCTCGCGTTCCTGCCGCTGCCGAATCCCACCGGGATCGTTCATCTCATGGTCGAGGTGGAAAACTCCGACGACGTCGGACTGTGCCTCGATCGCGCGCTACGCAAGAAGGTCAAGATGTCGGCGACTCTGGGCCGCCACGTCAACGATCTGATGCTGTCGTTCTACATGAAGACGCCCGGCGGATTCGACATCGAGTTCGGTTGTGAGGGGCTCGAAGTCGAGGACGAGAATTGGATTGCCCGGGAGAGCACGGCAGTGAGCCTGTGGGGCCACGACTTCACGGTGGGAATGAAGTAATGACTGCGCAGGAGGCGCCGGGGACGTCGGAGACCGCCGCGGAGATCGATCCGCGCCAGTTCCGGACCGTCCTCGGTCAGTTCTGTACCGGCGTCACGATCATCACGACCGTCGACGACGGTGAGCCCGTCGGATTCGCGTGCCAGTCCTTTGCGGCGCTGTCACTGGAGCCGCCGCTGGTGTTGTTCTGCCCGACGAAGGGGTCGCGGTCGTGGGCGGCGATCGAACGGTCCGGCCGATTCTGTGTCAATGTCCTTGCCGAGGAACAGC
Protein-coding sequences here:
- the hsaC gene encoding iron-dependent extradiol dioxygenase HsaC, translated to MGIRSLAYMRVEATDMAAWREYGLKVLGMIEGKGTNPDALYLRMDDFPARLVIVPGERDRLQVSGWETANAAELQEVRDNLSAAGVPFKEGTADQLKDRRVVELITFEDTSGNTLEVFHGAALEHRRIVSPYGHKFVTGEQGLGHVVLTTNDDEASLRFYRDVLGFKLRDSMRLPPQLVGRPADGDPAWLRFLGCNPRHHSLAFLPLPNPTGIVHLMVEVENSDDVGLCLDRALRKKVKMSATLGRHVNDLMLSFYMKTPGGFDIEFGCEGLEVEDENWIARESTAVSLWGHDFTVGMK
- a CDS encoding Rieske 2Fe-2S domain-containing protein, translating into MAQIREIDVGTLQTRFARGWHCLGLTKTFKDGKPHSVEAFGTKLVVFADSKGELQILDAYCRHLGGDLSQGTIKGDTVACPFHDWRWNGKGKCTEIPYARRVPPIAKTRAWISLERNGQLFVWNDPEGNPPPADVTIPRIEGAYSDEWTDWTWNSMLIEGSNCREIIDNVVDMAHFFYIHYAFPTYFKNVFEGHLASQYLNTKGRPDIGMASQYGGDSLLRSEASYYGPSYMINPLWNSYSGYEVESVLINCHYPVTPNSFVLQWGVTVKKPTGMADEMSTRLAEKFTEGISAGFLQDVAIWRSKTKIENPLLCEEDGPVYQLRRWYEQFYVDVADITPEMTQRFEFEVDTTKANEAWHREVEENLARQQAEKQQNAEV
- the hsaD gene encoding 4,5:9,10-diseco-3-hydroxy-5,9,17-trioxoandrosta-1(10),2-diene-4-oate hydrolase — protein: MTITEELTYESTSRFAQVRPDLKLHYHEAGVGNGPTIVLLHGGGPGASSWSNFSKNIPVLAQQFHVIAVDQPGYGRSDKPTDHPQYFVHSASALKDLLDTLEITDRVHLLGNSLGGGTAVRFALDYQDRAGRLVLMGPGGLSVNLFAPDPTEGVKNLGKFSYQPTRENLEAFLRIMVFDQKLITDELIDERFAAASTPESLAAAKAMGKSFSSADFELGMLWRDAYKLRQRVLLIWGREDRVNPIDGALVALKMIPRVQLHVFGGCGHWAQLEKFDEFNRLAGDFLLDSDIARGSARDGGN
- the hsaA gene encoding 3-hydroxy-9,10-secoandrosta-1,3,5(10)-triene-9,17-dione monooxygenase oxygenase subunit; translated protein: MGDHDSLEVMQRIDALLPALRERAQETEDLRRIPDESIKALQETGFFRLVQPKQWGGYEADPVTFYTAVRNIASACGSTGWVAGIIGVHNWHLALFDQQAQEDVWGQDTDVRISSSYAPMGAGEAVEGGYKVNGAWAWSSGSDHATWVVVGGPVIKDGRPVDFGSFLIPREDYQIDDVWNVVGLRGTGSNTVVVKDVFVPRHRFLSFKAMSDLTAPGLAHNTAPVYKMPWGTIHPTTISTPIVGMAYGAYDAHVEHQGKRVRAAYAGEKAKDDPFAKVRIAEASSDIDAAWRQLSGNVADEYAHLLAGEEVPMELRLRARRDQVRATGRAIASIDLLFENSGATALANGTPIQRFWRDAHAGRVHAANDAERAYVMFGGAEFGLPLTDTMV
- a CDS encoding LuxR C-terminal-related transcriptional regulator, with the translated sequence MHRGNWGSGPFRSGGLVLDRPRLQATLDSGSALTVLRGPRGSGKSTLVSQWLGASSASEPHRVVVSVPEPEMRCDSGVYWRSVASAARAAGIAAAEDATASSEDAFRTFCSSLADVDVPVVLVLDHPDRVADPLFRDRISEVLFRFGHVRAVAMVRTVVHFGTLDQLDLGRYVVSYADLRFTAGETAAFFEQNDLDLGREVTDRIRELVDGLPVLAGTAMSIARAFGGEFAADRGRALASLQRVIDSYVENTIMADPVVAESADFLIASSTAVDLTPRTAIMLSSDGDSLRRLIDLEYAGILMRSPIPGVLEWKMFPPVREALMRRTRVATTTRPLPASARLARFLLAEGNYSAALLHAAEAEDWDLVVVILKRGWLQLLPDHGMLLVETILALPQYAVQGEPTMSAARQMLLGYRAGWALALESVVDLDDPVLTSSSRDLAGAISVGTVQSISIRIAGEYDRAAALTKRMAELVKRAPEHGVGDPERSALQLQWGITLQLSGHYEQAVTTLRSAYMAGATAGFDWIAEKAAGLLALHFAMAGELVHAEKWIAREERHEGATGRLADLIRVPGQIARALIALERLDMVCAKSTLAELDRTFDNDEFWAFAQYAQAQYKLLTGDAERGRLHLHRAESIFGRWMTGSSAAAPLLVAAEAELLCAMGRGNEARVLVTRSHEDHSFVRLACARIELLTGNPAAALAECRLLGRKLPSFTRLQMDVAVVETLAHLDQGRVDRARRAFGRVLSLAEQTGSLRSFAALPASALEALALDAELPGAWVRLAPDYAQGIFPESVPVIELSDRERVVLGALGDATGVAEVAATLFVSPNTVKSQLRSAYRKLGVNSRQDALAKARRLGLL